In Candidatus Poribacteria bacterium, a single genomic region encodes these proteins:
- a CDS encoding BlaI/MecI/CopY family transcriptional regulator, producing MENYRTVKLSRRERQIMDIVYQHSRASVSDVLKDLPDPPTYSTVRALLGILEKKGYLTHEKDGRRYIYCPTQLRQQAGRSALKQVFQTFFDKSVEKTLMTLISDADLSDEELDHLSQRIAQAKKGDTSS from the coding sequence ATGGAAAATTACCGTACCGTTAAACTGAGCCGTCGGGAACGGCAAATCATGGATATCGTCTATCAACACAGTCGCGCTTCTGTTTCTGATGTGCTCAAAGATTTACCGGATCCACCAACTTACTCTACCGTTCGGGCACTGTTAGGGATCTTGGAGAAGAAGGGTTATCTCACCCACGAAAAAGATGGCAGACGTTATATCTACTGCCCGACGCAGCTACGTCAGCAGGCAGGACGTTCCGCACTCAAACAGGTTTTCCAGACGTTTTTTGATAAATCTGTTGAGAAAACGCTCATGACATTAATTTCTGATGCAGACCTCTCAGATGAGGAACTCGACCATTTAAGCCAACGCATTGCGCAAGCGAAAAAGGGAGATACCTCATCATAA
- a CDS encoding ABC transporter permease subunit, translated as MIWHIAKRELYNNLNGLRFAMTTLLLLALMVTNAVRHIREHPKRVQKYHDAVTESMNRLTSRADDSLYTLAHEGPGTLYKKPSPLHFCAAGGEAFLPDRVDSPHGTDSFWRLEYPDVNLNMKNVGPDVSQIDWTFIIGYILSLIALLFTFDAISSEREHGTLRLMLANAIPRHTVLIGKFLGALISMTIPFMLAMLVNLLMISSASEVHLNTEAWGRLGIILFVALLYTCLFLALGLLVSARVQRSAVSLVILLLTWVTVVVFMPSTLASLASGFSSSMSNHEYSDRYGQSYHKLRRTWRYAWYESNDERMLRIRGEWHTKIAVSGERLAGEYLTFKIAQVQRARAITSVSPAALLQYLLESFAGTGLDRYQQFTGNVQRYAHEYREFVVDMERGDPESRHIMGVREGMSQKPVNPEAVPRFEDTRNIGKDFNTAATKLLLLTLFVVVLLAGAYLAFVRVEI; from the coding sequence ATGATTTGGCATATCGCAAAACGTGAACTCTACAATAACTTGAATGGCCTCCGATTTGCGATGACGACCTTGTTGTTGCTGGCACTGATGGTAACCAACGCCGTTAGACATATCCGAGAACATCCCAAACGGGTCCAGAAGTATCACGACGCTGTCACTGAATCCATGAACCGATTAACGTCTCGCGCCGACGACAGTCTCTATACACTGGCACACGAGGGCCCCGGAACGCTTTACAAAAAACCGTCACCGCTCCATTTCTGCGCAGCGGGTGGAGAAGCCTTTTTACCCGATAGGGTTGACAGCCCCCATGGTACAGACAGCTTCTGGAGACTGGAATATCCAGATGTTAACTTAAATATGAAGAATGTTGGTCCCGACGTTTCCCAAATTGATTGGACCTTTATCATCGGTTATATCTTGAGTCTCATCGCGCTCTTATTTACGTTTGATGCGATCTCCAGCGAACGCGAGCACGGCACGCTCCGATTGATGCTGGCAAATGCAATCCCACGACATACGGTGCTGATCGGTAAGTTTCTGGGGGCGTTGATCAGTATGACCATCCCCTTTATGCTCGCTATGTTAGTGAACCTCCTAATGATTTCTTCCGCAAGTGAGGTTCACCTGAATACTGAAGCGTGGGGACGTTTAGGTATTATCCTCTTTGTCGCGCTTTTGTACACGTGTCTGTTTCTGGCGTTAGGGCTGTTAGTCTCGGCGCGTGTGCAACGGAGTGCCGTGAGTCTTGTGATACTTCTGTTGACGTGGGTCACTGTTGTCGTTTTTATGCCCAGCACGCTCGCCTCACTTGCGAGCGGCTTTTCATCATCTATGTCCAACCATGAATATTCTGACCGATACGGCCAAAGTTATCACAAACTTCGGAGAACTTGGCGATACGCTTGGTACGAGTCAAATGACGAAAGAATGCTAAGGATAAGGGGGGAGTGGCACACCAAAATAGCAGTAAGCGGCGAACGCTTGGCTGGGGAGTACTTAACCTTTAAGATTGCCCAAGTTCAACGTGCGCGTGCGATCACCAGCGTCTCACCCGCGGCACTCCTCCAGTATCTGCTTGAGTCGTTCGCTGGAACAGGGCTGGATCGGTACCAGCAATTTACTGGGAATGTTCAGCGTTACGCCCATGAATACCGAGAATTCGTTGTCGATATGGAGAGAGGCGACCCAGAGAGTCGCCATATCATGGGGGTTCGCGAGGGGATGTCCCAGAAACCCGTCAATCCAGAGGCGGTACCAAGATTTGAAGATACGCGCAACATCGGTAAAGATTTCAACACCGCTGCGACAAAGTTGCTGCTGTTGACGCTGTTCGTCGTGGTTTTGCTGGCGGGGGCTTATCTCGCGTTTGTGCGTGTTGAGATCTAA
- a CDS encoding ABC transporter permease subunit, which produces MLLTLIRRELLDNLMTFRFAAAVVIMLLLVVANTVVLIKDYEQRLVDYNTAIKTHQQELLQESKTYSYAMLGPWGMHVDRPPNPLSIFNTGLDKRLGNKITISHAFTPTIWDADKYAADNPFFNILTSIDIVLIFQGILSLLALIFAYDAIAGEYEHGTLRLVLSNPVGRGVILLAKYIGAMVCLLVPLLMSLLLMLILLTTSAMLSLNTDDLLRVGGIVLTSLVYLSLFYLIGMLISVITRRTSTALILSIFLWGFLVLVYPNIILTAVDTAPRTDMESAAYDQVKRIWEELEREWGQFLRNDPILSAEEDWGKHIYGEKKDEPSRLVFYYLRHASGHFETIDTKFEPYVPHVQKYFGFLGPLTVNTAERAWLIRKPAFGTIYVQPANRGRMLLKFSPAGLYDAATEAWAGTDLNGIQDFFTAAQNYRQAIINYFHDEKIFASRQWFSSDQGAVDWDTLPQFSFQRSDIGINAKRAVPDLFLLLTMNVLLFLAIFLVFVKSEV; this is translated from the coding sequence ATGTTACTAACACTCATTCGGCGAGAGCTCCTCGACAATCTCATGACGTTCCGATTTGCGGCAGCTGTCGTGATTATGTTGTTGCTCGTGGTCGCCAATACCGTTGTGCTCATCAAGGATTATGAACAGCGGTTGGTGGATTATAACACCGCCATCAAAACCCACCAGCAGGAACTCCTGCAGGAGAGCAAAACCTATTCATATGCAATGCTTGGACCGTGGGGGATGCACGTTGACCGGCCACCGAACCCGTTGAGCATTTTCAACACCGGTTTAGATAAGCGATTGGGGAACAAAATTACGATTTCCCATGCTTTTACGCCGACAATTTGGGATGCCGACAAGTACGCGGCGGACAATCCATTTTTCAATATCCTCACTTCAATTGATATTGTTCTTATTTTTCAAGGGATTCTTAGCCTACTGGCACTTATTTTTGCCTACGATGCTATCGCTGGAGAATATGAACATGGCACCCTACGCTTGGTACTATCCAACCCCGTGGGACGTGGGGTCATCCTGCTCGCCAAATATATCGGGGCAATGGTCTGCTTGCTCGTGCCGTTGTTGATGAGTCTGCTCCTGATGCTCATTTTGCTGACGACTTCCGCCATGCTTTCCCTGAACACCGATGATCTTCTGCGTGTCGGTGGGATTGTTCTGACGTCCCTCGTTTATCTATCGCTCTTCTACCTCATCGGCATGCTCATTTCTGTGATCACACGCCGAACCAGTACTGCGCTCATCCTCTCGATTTTCCTCTGGGGGTTCTTAGTGCTCGTCTACCCAAATATAATTCTCACCGCAGTTGATACTGCCCCGCGCACGGACATGGAATCCGCCGCTTACGATCAGGTGAAACGGATCTGGGAGGAACTTGAGAGAGAGTGGGGGCAGTTTCTCCGCAACGACCCTATCCTATCAGCAGAAGAAGATTGGGGAAAGCACATTTATGGTGAAAAGAAAGACGAGCCATCACGTTTAGTGTTTTACTACCTCAGACATGCTTCAGGCCATTTTGAAACGATTGACACGAAATTTGAACCATACGTGCCGCACGTCCAGAAGTATTTCGGCTTCCTTGGACCGCTAACCGTCAATACAGCGGAACGAGCATGGCTCATCCGAAAGCCAGCCTTCGGGACGATCTACGTCCAACCCGCGAACAGAGGACGAATGCTGTTAAAGTTCTCACCTGCGGGTTTGTATGATGCCGCAACCGAAGCCTGGGCAGGCACCGACCTCAATGGTATCCAAGATTTTTTCACAGCGGCACAAAACTACCGACAAGCAATCATCAATTACTTTCATGATGAGAAAATATTTGCGTCCCGGCAGTGGTTTTCTTCCGATCAGGGTGCCGTCGACTGGGACACACTCCCGCAGTTCTCTTTTCAGAGAAGCGATATAGGCATCAATGCGAAACGAGCAGTGCCGGATCTGTTCCTGCTCCTCACGATGAATGTTCTTCTCTTTTTAGCAATATTTCTTGTTTTTGTCAAAAGTGAAGTGTAG
- a CDS encoding glycosyltransferase family 39 protein — MSMINQFTTLSPKFRIFYGIVLVLIGCSLLIRGYLLANKWLGPDETQHLHATWAVTQGQLPYRDFWENHTPLLYYCLSPLILLLDEGVQIIFIARGIMFLLVLAILYATYKIAKTCYGTQVAILGVLLLTYMVTFTTMTIETRPDIPITLLELISLYLFIKAFQSNVEMDAEVGVKENSKVLAQKFRQSPFIISGFCLGIAFLFSPKALFPFTALSIAFFIFRCLHRKIRIVLQHTKPWFFFCAAFCSPILLCLVFFAIHGAHTDFIEWIFIHNFTYPDRFSPIQGMLRSENIGGWVMIIGGIFITVRDFMRQGAISITQGTPLVSCLVMAFIYIFLMPAPYPQTQLLFLPLAAMYGGLFLKWIAEKALSPWNNPSSTARPQVIYKFLYIGALTACFFIGIFMPFHSLLSKAKPFYKSNERQLKVMEYVLKVTSPNDVVFDGTGLYVFRPHAYFYCNLVKGVRMLIKNETIPNDIPKNLIEKQCKIVIYDYRIRDLPDDIREFLRENYVKIMDGVYVAGKHLTEEDLFHQPIRFRTFVPGIYTVKTEAENVDVFIDGKPSREDTFLNPGNHTLTFEGNLDEVTLTLLLPK, encoded by the coding sequence ATGTCAATGATAAATCAATTCACAACACTCTCGCCCAAATTCCGGATTTTTTATGGAATTGTGCTTGTTCTAATTGGATGCTCGTTATTGATACGCGGTTATCTTCTGGCAAATAAGTGGCTGGGTCCTGATGAAACACAACACCTACATGCAACTTGGGCAGTGACGCAAGGACAGTTACCATATCGCGATTTCTGGGAAAACCACACCCCGCTCCTTTATTACTGTCTATCCCCTCTGATTTTGCTATTAGATGAAGGGGTACAAATTATATTTATCGCTCGCGGCATAATGTTTCTATTAGTTTTGGCGATACTTTACGCGACTTATAAGATCGCTAAAACATGCTATGGAACTCAAGTGGCCATTCTGGGCGTATTGCTTCTCACTTATATGGTAACTTTTACCACAATGACGATTGAAACAAGACCAGATATCCCGATTACACTCTTGGAATTAATAAGTCTTTATCTATTTATCAAGGCTTTTCAGTCTAACGTTGAAATGGATGCTGAGGTTGGCGTTAAAGAAAACTCAAAGGTACTTGCACAGAAATTTCGGCAGTCTCCATTCATTATTTCTGGATTCTGTCTCGGGATTGCTTTTTTATTTTCCCCCAAAGCACTCTTCCCGTTTACTGCCTTATCGATCGCCTTTTTTATATTCCGTTGTCTCCATCGGAAAATCCGAATCGTCCTACAACATACAAAACCTTGGTTTTTCTTTTGTGCTGCGTTCTGCTCACCCATCTTACTGTGCCTTGTCTTTTTCGCGATTCACGGGGCGCACACGGATTTTATTGAATGGATTTTCATCCATAATTTTACATACCCAGACAGATTTTCTCCTATACAGGGAATGCTAAGGAGTGAAAACATAGGCGGATGGGTAATGATTATCGGGGGTATATTTATCACGGTTCGTGATTTTATGCGCCAGGGCGCAATCTCTATCACGCAAGGCACCCCTCTCGTTTCATGCCTTGTAATGGCTTTTATCTATATTTTTCTAATGCCCGCTCCATACCCACAAACGCAGCTACTCTTTTTACCACTAGCTGCCATGTACGGTGGGCTTTTTCTGAAATGGATTGCTGAAAAAGCACTTTCGCCTTGGAACAATCCGTCAAGTACAGCTAGACCCCAAGTTATTTATAAATTTCTGTATATCGGTGCACTAACTGCTTGTTTTTTTATCGGTATTTTTATGCCTTTCCATTCACTTCTGTCCAAAGCAAAGCCTTTTTATAAAAGCAACGAAAGACAATTAAAGGTGATGGAATATGTACTCAAGGTAACCTCACCAAATGATGTTGTATTTGACGGAACCGGTTTATATGTTTTCAGACCGCATGCTTATTTTTATTGTAACTTAGTCAAGGGGGTCCGGATGCTCATTAAAAATGAAACCATTCCGAATGACATTCCTAAAAATTTAATAGAGAAGCAGTGTAAGATCGTTATCTATGACTACCGAATCCGAGATTTACCTGATGATATCCGGGAATTTTTAAGGGAAAATTACGTCAAAATCATGGACGGAGTTTATGTCGCAGGAAAACACCTAACCGAAGAGGATCTATTCCATCAACCAATTCGTTTTCGCACATTTGTGCCAGGAATATACACTGTTAAAACAGAAGCAGAGAACGTTGACGTTTTCATAGATGGAAAACCGAGTCGTGAGGATACTTTTCTCAATCCAGGGAATCATACTTTAACTTTTGAAGGTAATTTAGACGAGGTTACTCTGACATTGTTGCTCCCAAAATAG
- a CDS encoding glycosyltransferase family 2 protein has translation MPFLSIVVPVYNEEENIVPLFEKIQAVCETLEGAYEVLFVDDGSRDSTFTVLSKLSRTFPQVVVIRFQKNAGQTAAMAAGFEFAKGQRIISMDGDLQNDPADIPKLLEKLDEGYDLVCGWRKERQDKFLTRRVPSIVANWIIGKVTGVPIHDNGCSLKAYRASIIKQVPLYGEMHRFIPAMSTVAGARIAEIVVTHHPRRFGKSKYGLGRIWRVMLDIIAFKLIISVFQQNSNPIKPFLPKSGKLVRFFISRCKRRPLRGFGPLGTIGVALGSILLIGLPKTSTVAGTSTFLITSGILTFCFGMFGELVSFANAKQVKDYTVKTFLNTKKQ, from the coding sequence ATGCCCTTTCTTTCCATCGTCGTTCCAGTTTACAATGAAGAGGAGAATATCGTCCCTCTGTTTGAGAAGATTCAGGCAGTTTGTGAGACACTCGAAGGGGCTTATGAAGTCTTGTTCGTTGATGATGGCAGCCGAGACAGCACCTTTACTGTGCTATCTAAACTGAGTCGAACCTTCCCACAGGTAGTAGTCATCCGATTCCAAAAGAATGCCGGACAAACCGCCGCCATGGCAGCAGGTTTTGAATTCGCAAAAGGGCAGCGGATTATCAGTATGGACGGGGATTTGCAAAACGATCCAGCCGATATCCCGAAACTGCTTGAAAAATTGGACGAAGGCTATGATTTGGTATGTGGTTGGCGAAAAGAACGACAGGATAAATTTTTGACGCGACGTGTCCCCTCCATCGTTGCCAACTGGATCATCGGTAAGGTAACAGGTGTCCCTATCCATGACAACGGATGCTCACTCAAAGCGTACCGAGCATCCATTATCAAACAGGTACCGCTTTATGGAGAGATGCACCGATTTATCCCAGCAATGTCTACAGTAGCAGGAGCGCGTATTGCCGAAATTGTTGTCACACATCACCCACGACGTTTTGGAAAAAGTAAGTACGGGCTCGGCAGAATCTGGCGCGTGATGTTGGATATTATCGCCTTCAAGTTGATTATCTCTGTCTTTCAGCAAAATTCGAACCCGATAAAGCCGTTTCTACCCAAATCGGGTAAACTCGTCCGTTTCTTTATATCCCGATGCAAGCGACGTCCACTCCGGGGGTTTGGACCGCTTGGCACAATAGGAGTCGCACTCGGTAGTATTCTCCTCATCGGGTTACCAAAAACCAGCACTGTCGCAGGGACGAGCACCTTTCTCATTACCAGCGGAATTCTCACATTTTGCTTTGGGATGTTTGGTGAACTCGTCTCGTTTGCCAATGCTAAACAGGTAAAAGATTATACCGTCAAAACATTTTTGAACACTAAGAAACAATGA